A single genomic interval of Ramlibacter pinisoli harbors:
- a CDS encoding FFLEELY motif protein has protein sequence MEAARTIREAVAQVAAVRRTAGSDPLLGQALGVVKRLQSRRFAGTYADLLRSRTYAAGARFFLDELYGERDYAQRDEQFARIAGAIERLFPEKIGATAACLAQVHALTEDLDLALARAWLVSAGPDPARYGAAWRLAGRAPDRLQQLQAVVDLGHDLARLTRTPGLRMMLRMMRKPATAAGLAALQAFLEGGFDTFAGMARERGAVENFLATVWEREQHLSQLLFHAEPATAEAELARILGQAP, from the coding sequence ATGGAAGCCGCCCGCACCATCCGCGAAGCCGTCGCCCAGGTGGCCGCTGTGCGCCGCACCGCCGGGTCGGATCCGCTGCTCGGGCAGGCGCTCGGCGTGGTGAAGCGGCTGCAGTCGCGGCGCTTCGCCGGGACCTATGCGGATCTGTTGCGCAGCAGGACCTACGCGGCCGGCGCACGGTTCTTCCTCGACGAGTTGTACGGGGAACGCGACTATGCGCAGCGCGACGAGCAGTTCGCCCGCATCGCCGGGGCCATCGAGCGCCTGTTCCCGGAGAAGATCGGCGCCACGGCGGCGTGCCTCGCCCAGGTGCACGCCCTGACCGAGGACCTGGACCTCGCGCTGGCCCGGGCCTGGCTGGTGTCGGCAGGCCCCGACCCGGCCCGCTACGGCGCGGCTTGGCGCCTGGCCGGCCGCGCGCCGGATCGCCTGCAGCAGCTGCAGGCCGTCGTCGACCTCGGGCACGACCTGGCTCGCCTGACCCGGACGCCGGGCTTGCGCATGATGCTGCGCATGATGCGCAAGCCCGCCACGGCGGCGGGCCTGGCCGCCCTGCAGGCCTTCCTGGAAGGCGGCTTCGACACCTTCGCCGGCATGGCACGCGAGCGTGGCGCGGTAGAGAACTTCCTGGCCACCGTGTGGGAGCGGGAGCAGCACCTGTCGCAGCTGCTGTTCCACGCCGAGCCAGCGACGGCGGAGGCCGAACTGGCGCGCATCTTGGGACAAGCCCCGTAG